Part of the Oceanispirochaeta sp. genome is shown below.
TCGTCATGACCAAAGAACTTGAGGGTTGTCACACGGCAGGCGGGATTGATATCCAGAATCCTTTTGCGGGCCAGATCCACCTTACTCTCTCCAATGGTGGAATCCATGGCCAGGATCTGCCGGTTAATATTTGTCAGATTCACAACATCAAAATCCACCAGGGTAAAGGCGCCGATGCCGCTCCGGGCCAGGGCTTCCAGGGCAAAGCCTCCAACGGCTCCCATTCCGACGATACAGACCCGTATATCTGCCAGACTCTCTCTCTTCTCCTGCCCGATCAGGCGGTCAATGCGTAAAAACCGTTCCATTCTTCATTATACTCCCGGCTAAAGCCTCTTTCTCAATTCCAAGGGCCCGGGCTACATTTTCATAGTGCCGGTTCAGCCTCTCAATATAGGATCTGTCTTCAGTTCCGGAAGAACCGGGCCAATCGGTTTCCAGAAGCAGCCTCTCCCGGGGGATTTTCCGGATCAATTCAGGGAATCCGGATTGCTGCCGGTCATCTCCCGGGCCGATGGATATATACATTCCCAGGCGGATGCAGCGTTTTAATATCTCTTCAGATCCCCTGAACCCGTGAATCATAATGGGCGTGTCCGGCTTTTCACGGCTGATAAAATCAGCCAGGGCTCCCGACGCCTGGACCTGATGCAGACAAAGGCTCCTGCC
Proteins encoded:
- a CDS encoding TatD family hydrolase, with protein sequence MLCDAHLHSSHAPFADLPEGGLYLSCAASRSDWQVLLRDTRIKPFLGILPEYLTPGWEKDLEKLDMILRKHPGAGIGECGLDKRYYKTFPRREQERVLKSHFDLARKHGRSLCLHQVQASGALADFISREKPDTPIMIHGFRGSEEILKRCIRLGMYISIGPGDDRQQSGFPELIRKIPRERLLLETDWPGSSGTEDRSYIERLNRHYENVARALGIEKEALAGSIMKNGTVFTH